A stretch of Eleutherodactylus coqui strain aEleCoq1 chromosome 2, aEleCoq1.hap1, whole genome shotgun sequence DNA encodes these proteins:
- the NANOS3 gene encoding nanos homolog 3, producing MSFNMWTDYLGLSATLQTTEQKPADGKTPKLPGHRGTSPVTQEGPNQEAGASALSRRTKRQRRCPLPTETPAPQAPGNLSSNPHFTGCSFCRHNGEAPRFYEAHSLKDSRGKVVCPILRSYTCTQCGATGEQAHTRRFCPLTKDTYTSVYQSTGRNHDGKKNM from the coding sequence ATGTCGTTTAACATGTGGACAGACTACTTGGGCCTCAGTGCTACCCTCCAGACAACTGAGCAGAAACCAGCTGATGGCAAGACCCCCAAACTTCCAGGACATCGGGGCACCTCACCAGTAACCCAGGAAGGTCCAAATCAAGAAGCAGGAGCAAGtgcgctgagcagaagaacgaAGAGGCAGAGGAGATGCCCGCTGCCAACAGAGACCCCTGCGCCCCAAGCCCCTGGCAACCTATCGAGCAACCCGCATTTTACAGGGTGCTCCTTCTGCAGGCACAATGGGGAGGCGCCCAGATTCTACGAGGCCCACAGCCTGAAGGACAGCAGAGGAAAAGTGGTGTGCCCAATCCTCAGGAGCTACACGTGCACACAGTGTGGTGCCACCGGGGAACAGGCTCACACAAGAAGATTCTGCCCCCTCACCAAGGACACTTACACCTCTGTGTACCAATCCACTGGCAGGAACCATGATGGCAAAAAGAACATGTAG